Genomic segment of Haemorhous mexicanus isolate bHaeMex1 chromosome 12, bHaeMex1.pri, whole genome shotgun sequence:
CTCCGCGTCACACAGGTACGGCTCCGCTctgccgggccggggctgcgggggcacGCTCTGCAGCGGAGCAGAATGAGCTGCACGCCCTGCATCTCCCGGTTTAGATAACCGGGACTTTTCTCCAGAAGCTGTTCTCTCTGATGGTTCCCAGTCACGTTCTGTGCTTGTGTGGAGAAGTTGTGGGCACTGTACTATGCTGTTTAGTATAAGACAGTTCAAGAGTGTTTAAGCTACTGTTTGTAATCTATGCCAGGCTAGTTTTAAAGTGGATATTGCAGTCCAGCTGTATGGCCAAAACTGACACTTAATACTCCAGTTAGTTCAGCTGactaaactttatttttcaactTCAAGTGGATTGGGCTATACTGTTTAGGTTTGGATTTTTATTACCTGTTTTCTTTGTCCTCACTTTTAAATTGAGCTCTTTAAATTTAACATGATATTTTGAATTAATATGACTCAATAATTATTAATATACTGGTGAGGAAAAACTGCATATTGGCTAAAGCAGGTTGGAAGACTAGGGTGGCACCAGACTGGTGGAGGCGGTCAGGGAGGGTTTATTCAGCTGGTGCATTTGCTGTGTGGAATCTTAGCCTGTGGTAAATGGGCTTTTACTCTGGTAAAATGATGGTGGTGTTATTATTGTTTCCTTCTGTGTTCTGCCCTTTGGGTGCAGAATTCCTGTTGGGTGCAGTagctgcttcagctggagctgcccctcagttggcaggggctgtgccacagccagggaatggcagcaggaggCACCAGGGCCACTCAAAGGGCTGACGAAATCTTGCTCAGATTCTCCAGTGTGAGGTGGTTTTGCCATAACTGCTTTTGTGGGAAGTAAATGTGGTGAGTTGTGAAGTACCACGGTGAGCAGAGTAGGTACAGTAACACTGAGCATTAGGTTGAGGTCTCAGATCCCCCATCTGTGACAAGCTGAATTTGAAGTGCATCAGGGTGGCAGACCTTGGCAATggtctcttcctcttttttttttttttttttttttgattatcAGCAACAAGAATTGAATTTTGCTGCAAAGGATTGGTGTGAAGATGCAGATGACTGGGGAGCCTGTGATGGAGCAGAGGCTCCTGCATGtgcctccctggagctgcttggCCTAAAGGAAGCTGTGAGCAGCGAGGCGGAGTGtgcatcccagctccagcagctccacctgtCTGAGCCTGCCAGTGGCCCAGGTGCCCAGGACACACATCCTGCAGCCGGTGAGGACATGGATGGCCCAGGTGCCCAGGACACACATCCTGCAGCCAGTGAGGACATGGTGATGGCAATGGCTGGTTCAGCTCCTGTGTTCCAGCCCTTCTACATTAATGTTGTGGATGAGGAAGATTACATGGGTTTCCTTGATATGGATCATGCAGATAAGCTACTGAAGGAGTATCAGCAGAGagagtgtcttggtttggaacAGATGATGTCAGAAAGGTGAGAACAGGTCTGCATTTCCTGGTGAAACTGAAGGAATTATGTTATGTGGTTTCCTGTATGCTGGCTGAGGATTTCAATGGGACTCTCATTAACCTGAATGGTGAGAATTGTCTGGAAGCTCCTTTAGGAACCATTGGGGTGCTGTGCAGGAAGAACAGAGCAGGGCACCCAGTGCTGCCAAATCTGGAGTTACTCCTAGGTGGTTTTAGCTCAGCTGTTTCTGAGGGACTGAGCAGTGTTCATGGCCTCCAGGTGGTGCAGGGGATGGTTAATCTCTGAAACAAGATCTGTGCCAAATGCCATGACTTTATATCATGACTTCCacacttttttctttacagGGCTGaagcttttcttccatttcagttGCATTTTTAGGAGGTTAAgtttttagggattttggcTAGAGAGCTGGCTGATGGAAAGACACCTGAAGGTTGAGGAAAGGTTGCATGAAAAACAGTTGTTGAGCGTggttactgaaaatattttcttccaaaaatatttaactAAGGGGTCACAGTGAGGACTTTTGGCCTCTTGTGCCTGGGTTGGGGACAGCACTGGATTTGTTTATAGCTAAAGCTGCTGTCAACTGCAGAATCTGCACAGAAGACCCTTCAGCAGTGGGGGTCCTGTTGATTTTTGTTGACCGTTATAAAATTGTAGAATAATAATTATGATTGATCCAAAGTGAAAACAATAACATCATAATTTAAGAACCACATAAATGTTTGAGATGTTAGTAGAGGAAGAGGGATTTGATGGAATACAGCAGATAATCTGGTGAATTTGAGTCCCCTGTGATAGTTGAAAACATTGTTAGTAATTGTAAGTCATCAGAAGCCAAAGAACTAGAAGCAAAATGTTTGTTTGCAACCTCTAAGAGGAATTTTCTCTTAACTTGCATatcttttttctgtgtatttagtATAATTTAATGTGAGTTTATAGCAACCATTTCTTATTTAAAACATGTCATATTGAAAACCTTACTGGACagtttgtttcttgttttcataCAGTTTTGCAGGTGAAGATGGTAATGAAAAATATGAGAAGAGTGAAGTCAAAAACTGGGACCACACATTCCATAAATTCATGAAAAGAATATCTGTATGTCCTGAACAAATTTTAAGGTATGTTGATAATCTGGTTTTAACAGGGAGATACAAATCATTGGCATGGATGGTTGGTACATCAAAACAAATTCTTTATTTGGAAATATGTGTATGTTTTAattccttaatttaaaaataagctgCTGTGGAGGCTGTTGCCATGGTCAGCCTTCAGTCCCTGGTTGGGCTTTCTTCATACAAAGTTTACCTAGATGAAAAGCCAGGCAGGATCAGAGACCATGGCTCTGGCTGTGGTAGACTTTAGACATCAGACCTGATGAGGAGAGACTCCAAGTGTCTTTGGAGCCTTGCTGAAATCCAGGCACAGAGGTTTCCAAGGGACAGGGTTGAGGTGGAAGTGTGCCACAGTGCAGTGCTGTTGTGATAAATTTCCAAAGCTGTCTGCTCCTCTGAAATTTTGTTATCTATTTGGAATTTCTAATGTCTGTCCTGCAAGGAATTTCTTGTTTTaaagccccagagctgcagctcattGTGGACTCCCCTCATCACCCACCAGTCTTCAGGTCTTGTGCATCTGCTGTTTTTCCTAGAGCAGAAGCAGGTGTAACCTCAGAGTAGCTGCTCTTCCTGAGAGAGGAGTTAATTCTGGATGGGATATGGTGAAGAGTAAATCATAAATCATTCATAGTACCAGAAAATACAGGTTTTCATGGATCACACCAGCTGTTCCAGGGAGTCCAGTGCTGCCTGTCTGGTCAGGCTGTCTCAGTTGTAGTGACAGGGCTTTTGTTCACCAACTTTCCAGTCGCAGGTGGAACTGACTGGGCCCTTTTTGATGAGTAGTTAAAAGTCCGAGTGGCTGCTTAGACAGAAAGGAAACATGAGAAACTTTCATTTGTTGTCAGAGAATATACAGGAGATTTTCTAATGCAGAGTGCAAGTAGCATTTTCAGACAGCTTTTCACTGGGTCTGTCTCTTTGCAGTATTGAATTTGAATATGCCATTCCTCTAAACACCAGCTCTGGtgctccctgggctgtccctggttACCAACTTTCCATAGCCTCCCTTTGCCCTCCCTGGGGACTGTCAGTGTGCTTAGACTCCCATttcccctgcctgcagagcacagaatcTCCTGCTTGGCATTCAGTGGAAACCATCCTTGGTCTTTGTTTCCTGCTAGCTGTGGAGCTCTGATTGCTCCTACGAATTAACCATCACTTCTGAGCCATAGCTGCAGTGGTTTTGAGACCAGTTTGGTGTTAAGTCTTGTTGAATTTTATCTTCCATTGCCACTGTTTAGGATTCCATTTTTCAGGCAAGTGTAGTTTACTTAATGAAATGATTGTATTGTATTTTGTAGGTGTACATTGTATTTTGGAGGTGTCCATTCAAAGCATTTGTCTCCTCTAAATCCAGCTCTTTCCTTAAGATTTTCCAAGCATTAACCTACCAAGTATTTTCCCCTCCctgtctttgttttttgtttcatgaTTCCTTTGAAGCTTCTGACTTACAGAAGCAGATTCAGAGATTTCAGCAACTCCTGAACACTGTTGCCAACACATTAAATTTCCTATCAAATTTAGATATTTAAGAAATGATAATTTTCTCCTCCCTGTCTTCTCTCAGATACTCTTGGGGTGGCCAGCCTTTATTCATCACGTGTCCTCCAGCCAACCTGGACCAGGGTATTCCAGCCTGCAGtacctgtggcagcagcagagtgtTTGAGTTCCAGCTGATGCCCACGCTGGTCAGCATGCTCCAGAGTGACTCAGGTGCCTGACTCAGGCTTGGTTGAATCAATATTTCTAGCTGTCTCCTTTTTGGGAAAGTGCAGTAAACTGCAGTTTGGGTTGTTTCCAGCTACCCACACGTGCTTAACCACAGTTCAGAGATTCTGCTGTCTCCATTACAGATATCAGTGAGCAAAGAGAGACCTCTTCTTCATGGAGACTCTGATTACAGCTGGAGTTGCTCACTAATGAACTTGAATAACTGCAGTTGGGATAATTCCATGGCCATGGGAGTATTTGTCTTTATTGCCCCTTAAAGGAGGCCTTGGAAGATAATGAATGCTCTGAGATAAGATTGcagacatttaaaaatccctttgaaaaatctgatttggctgcatttaaaatgtttaacaTTAGAAAATGCTGTTTACAGAGGTGACGGAATTAATTTGTACAAAGCCTGAAGTCTAGTGGTAAGCACTAGGCCCTGATTATGTCACTTTTCATACCCTTATGTACCtctgttgctttgtttttagaTCTCTCAGTGGAATTTGGAACTGTTATAGTTTACACATGTGAGAGAAGCTGTTGGCCGACAAATCATCAAACCCCTcttgaagaatttatttttgtacAAGAAGACCCGGATCAgagattatttaaataaattgtatttcCCTGCATAGATCCAAAAGTCTGTTGgggtgttttggtttcttttactACAAGTGTGTAATTGTATAACAGAATTTTCCTCAGATGtggtgaaaaattaaatttgtttgaCAGTATTGTGCTTATTTCCAAGAATAACTGATTGAAATATATTAGCATGCCTCTAAAGTGTGGTGGCAAAATTTGCATACTTCGGTTACACATGGAAATGGAAGTGTAGAGATTGTTTAACAGTTCTAGTTACTCTTGGCATTGGGGAAAGAACTAAAGAAGAAAACCTTTCTCATAAACTATTAGTACCCATCAGCCACACAGAGTCAGTTTTTAGGAACTTTTAGCAGTGGAGAACTTAATGCCAGcctgattttaaaaagcagttctGTTCTGATTTGACCATGGATTGGACATTTGTGGGCAGTGGCTGAAAGGccttgctgtccctgcagctgtccAACTGaagcttttctctgtttttccagtGAAGGAAAGGTTCCATTTGTGTGCTAAAATGAgctgtggcagtgccatgggTTTGTGTGGGGAGAAGGTGAAGGGCTGAGTTAACCCTTGTGTTCTCACAGGTACAGAAGTGGGGCGGGCTCAGCACCTGCCTCGGGGCAGGGGGATCGTGCAGCTTTGGTTAGAACCATCTGCATTCTCCTGTGCCTTGCCTGTTGGCTTAGGCTGAACTGCACTATCTTCACTGACTGAAGGAAAAGTTAAATTTGAGTTTCCTTAGAGCTTTCTGTACAGGTTTAACGCTGCAACATAAATTAATGCACTCAAAGTGTGGGTTTAAAATAAGGGGAGGGGGGCAGGAGAGGAAATTACATACGAGTGATGGAATGCTGGCAAAACTGTGGTTTTAAGGAAGAATTGTAGCTTACCATGTCAACTTCTGGGGGCAAGTTAGTTATCTTAGGTGaagtcataaaaataaatataataatataaaaatacattagaaataaacatattaaaaatatagaatatgctgagttggaggGGACCTATCAGGATCTTCAATTCTTGGCCCTgctcaggacaccccaagaatcccaccGTGTGCTTGGGAGCATTTTCCAAATCCTACTTGAGCTCTTTTCATAATAGTAtcatatattaaaaaacttAAACATATGaatatattaaatatgtatAGTTGAActataaatgtatttaaaattagcaaaacaaataagaatctGCTGTTGCCCCAGGAGTGCGGGGCTCTCCGGCGGCAGCGGGGCTCGAACCCGCGCTTCtccggccccgcccgccgcggcaTTCCGGGGCAGCGCGCGGCCCTCCGGGGCGCCAGGGGGCGCCGCGCGCGCGCGGGCGGCGCTCTGTCCCGGCGGGCCCGTGAGGAGGcgcgcggagccgccgccgtgTCCGTCATGGCGGCGGCGCTGTCGGGGCCGCTGCACCCCGAGCTGGCCCAGGCCGTATCCCAGGCGCGGGTCCTCGTGGTGGGGGCCGGCGGCATCGGCTGCGAGCTGCTCAAGAACCTGGTGCTCACCGGCTTCAGCAGCATTTACGTGGTGCGGGTCGATgccggggcgggggccggggcgggcgggggggaggccgagcccggggccgcggggccgctCGGGGGGAGCGCGGTGTCGGCGGGGCCGCTCGGCCGCCGCGGTGCGTGTGTGGTTTCAAAGCGCCCCGGCCGGCCAAAGCCGCCGCGGgaccgccgggccggggcgccACAAAGGGGCCGCGGCCTGCGCGCCATCGCCGCCCCCCTCAGCTCGGGCTCCCGCCGGGCGCGggagctcctccttcccccGCCGAGGTCAGGCCGCCTTCCTGGCAAGGCCGAACATCTCCGCGAGCCCGCGGATGGAACCGCCCGCGACACCGCGCTGTGCCCTGCTCGCTGCCCGGCGATATCGTGAAAGTCTTTAGTCCTGCCTAGTGCCGCCTTTGCCGGTGCTGG
This window contains:
- the PDCD2L gene encoding programmed cell death protein 2-like isoform X2, producing MHINVFAKSCKEWKVWPVVLLASWIGHPVPFSAEVWVNRWKVLRSQYSQAQDKQSRALRVTQQQELNFAAKDWCEDADDWGACDGAEAPACASLELLGLKEAVSSEAECASQLQQLHLSEPASGPGAQDTHPAAGEDMDGPGAQDTHPAASEDMVMAMAGSAPVFQPFYINVVDEEDYMGFLDMDHADKLLKEYQQRECLGLEQMMSESFAGEDGNEKYEKSEVKNWDHTFHKFMKRISVCPEQILRYSWGGQPLFITCPPANLDQGIPACSTCGSSRVFEFQLMPTLVSMLQSDSDLSVEFGTVIVYTCERSCWPTNHQTPLEEFIFVQEDPDQRLFK
- the PDCD2L gene encoding programmed cell death protein 2-like isoform X1; protein product: MAGGPPVLLGLRDAAMAGPGPAGPLPAWATNKLGGTADWVPALRAGPPRCARCGRALLLLVQVYCPLERGPAHRALHVFACAAPRCWGTARSWKVLRSQYSQAQDKQSRALRVTQQQELNFAAKDWCEDADDWGACDGAEAPACASLELLGLKEAVSSEAECASQLQQLHLSEPASGPGAQDTHPAAGEDMDGPGAQDTHPAASEDMVMAMAGSAPVFQPFYINVVDEEDYMGFLDMDHADKLLKEYQQRECLGLEQMMSESFAGEDGNEKYEKSEVKNWDHTFHKFMKRISVCPEQILRYSWGGQPLFITCPPANLDQGIPACSTCGSSRVFEFQLMPTLVSMLQSDSDLSVEFGTVIVYTCERSCWPTNHQTPLEEFIFVQEDPDQRLFK